From Motilibacter aurantiacus, one genomic window encodes:
- a CDS encoding putative bifunctional diguanylate cyclase/phosphodiesterase has product MTSPSGGDRLLWQRSPCAHLVLDATATTIIDANETFTTWSGHRHEDVVGTPLAALLPVGDRIVWTTSSLPKLEVTGRVEEVVVQLVGADRRRLAALLTAHRIEDTAGEPTVAVALFSATERRRYEEDLLAARRRAEASEARRARAEAGLQHLVHHDALTDLANRPGLLAALHAALADHGARRLRDEAAPAPAAPSPRPAVLFIDLDGFKAVNDSTGHAGGDELLVRVAERLRRAVRTGAVVARLAGDEFVVLDQVARTEDAEALAQRLLATLADPIVVRGVEVVVSASVGIALTDDTAPAALVTDPAAVADALLQRADAAMYRAKATGRSGWEVHDPAARDETADRLRLLEQLRHAVTDGQLRLHYQPRVRLADGRLTGVEALVRWAHPVRGLLAPGEFIAVAEESGLIREVGAWVLEEAVAQSARWQALGVDLQVSVNLSARQLADPALRDWVTTALARHGVPAGRLVLEITETALMSDPETAMATLTAFKELGASIAVDDFGTGYASLAYLRRFPVDELKIDRSFVAGMTWDSGDRAIVASCVHLAGAMGLVSVAEGVETEAQRDALTALGCDLVQGYHYGKPVPAEELDLPAPGLRGRRQRHERAARAALPAAG; this is encoded by the coding sequence GTGACCTCGCCGAGCGGAGGCGACCGGCTGCTGTGGCAGCGCTCCCCGTGCGCCCACCTGGTGCTCGACGCCACCGCGACCACGATCATCGACGCCAACGAGACGTTCACGACCTGGAGCGGTCACCGGCACGAGGACGTCGTGGGCACGCCGCTGGCCGCCCTCCTCCCGGTCGGCGACCGCATCGTCTGGACCACCTCCTCGCTGCCGAAGCTCGAGGTGACCGGGCGCGTCGAGGAGGTCGTCGTCCAGCTGGTCGGCGCCGACCGCCGCCGCCTGGCCGCGCTCCTGACCGCCCACCGCATCGAGGACACGGCCGGGGAGCCCACCGTCGCGGTCGCGTTGTTCAGCGCCACCGAACGGCGCCGCTACGAGGAGGACCTGCTGGCCGCCCGGCGACGGGCCGAGGCGTCCGAAGCCCGTCGTGCCCGCGCCGAGGCGGGCCTGCAGCACCTCGTGCACCACGACGCCCTGACCGACCTGGCCAACCGCCCCGGGCTGCTCGCCGCGCTGCACGCTGCGCTCGCCGACCACGGCGCGCGCCGGCTGAGGGACGAGGCGGCGCCCGCGCCCGCAGCGCCGTCCCCGCGCCCGGCCGTGCTCTTCATCGACCTCGACGGCTTCAAGGCCGTCAACGACAGCACCGGCCACGCCGGCGGCGACGAGCTGCTGGTCCGCGTCGCCGAGCGGCTGCGACGCGCGGTACGCACGGGAGCGGTCGTGGCCCGCCTGGCCGGCGACGAGTTCGTCGTCCTGGACCAGGTCGCCCGCACGGAGGACGCCGAGGCTCTCGCCCAGCGCCTGCTGGCGACGCTGGCCGACCCGATCGTCGTCCGCGGGGTGGAGGTCGTGGTCTCGGCCAGCGTGGGCATCGCGCTGACCGACGACACCGCGCCGGCCGCGCTCGTCACGGATCCCGCCGCCGTCGCGGACGCGCTGCTGCAGCGCGCCGACGCGGCGATGTACCGGGCCAAGGCCACCGGGCGAAGCGGCTGGGAGGTGCACGACCCGGCGGCCCGCGACGAGACGGCGGACCGGCTCCGGCTGCTCGAGCAGCTGCGTCACGCGGTGACCGACGGGCAGCTACGGCTGCACTACCAGCCGCGGGTGCGGCTGGCCGACGGGCGCCTGACGGGGGTGGAGGCGCTCGTGCGCTGGGCCCACCCGGTCCGGGGCCTGCTCGCGCCGGGCGAGTTCATCGCCGTGGCCGAGGAGTCGGGCCTGATCCGCGAGGTCGGGGCCTGGGTCCTGGAGGAGGCGGTCGCGCAGTCGGCTCGCTGGCAGGCCCTCGGCGTCGACCTGCAGGTCTCGGTGAACCTGTCGGCGCGGCAGCTGGCCGACCCGGCCCTGCGCGACTGGGTGACCACCGCACTCGCCCGCCACGGCGTACCGGCCGGACGGCTGGTCCTGGAGATCACCGAGACGGCCCTGATGAGCGACCCCGAGACGGCGATGGCCACCTTGACCGCCTTCAAGGAGCTGGGCGCCTCGATCGCCGTCGACGACTTCGGCACGGGGTACGCCAGCCTCGCCTACCTGCGGCGCTTCCCGGTGGACGAGCTGAAGATCGACAGGTCGTTCGTCGCGGGCATGACGTGGGACTCCGGGGACCGCGCGATCGTCGCGAGCTGCGTCCACCTCGCCGGTGCCATGGGCCTGGTCAGCGTCGCCGAAGGCGTCGAGACCGAGGCCCAGCGCGACGCGCTGACGGCGCTCGGCTGCGACCTCGTCCAGGGCTACCACTACGGCAAGCCGGTGCCGGCCGAGGAGCTCGACCTTCCGGCCCCCGGCCTGCGCGGCCGGCGCCAGCGGCACGAGCGGGCGGCGCGGGCCGCGCTGCCCGCCGCCGGCTGA
- a CDS encoding FecCD family ABC transporter permease, with protein sequence MTTSSSLAADPTVPLATGRVRGPGGAAALVFGVGLLLVSCAGAVCVGAADLTVEQVARSVAAHLGLGTSPLAPLPDSVVWQLRLPRVLLAAAVGAALALCGCVLQALTRNVLADPYLLGISSGASTGAVAVLVLGLGAGTVGLAGGAFLGGLAAFGLVVLLVGSGVGTSITRVVLTGVAVGQLFAAVSALLLMASGDAQTVRGVTYWLLGSLSGARWGSVGLVAALVAVGGLVLWSRAAALDAFTFGADAAASLGVRVSRTRWLLLVTTALVTAGAVAVSGAIAFVGLVLPHAVRRVVGAAHARLLPACALAGAAFLVWADALARSAFAPQEVPVGVVTALVGAPAFLLVLRSVAR encoded by the coding sequence ATGACTACGTCGTCCTCGCTCGCCGCTGACCCGACGGTCCCGCTGGCGACCGGGCGCGTCCGCGGCCCGGGCGGCGCCGCCGCGCTCGTGTTCGGCGTCGGCCTGCTCCTGGTCTCCTGCGCGGGGGCCGTGTGCGTCGGGGCGGCCGACCTGACCGTGGAGCAGGTGGCGCGCTCCGTCGCGGCCCACCTCGGGCTCGGGACGAGCCCGCTCGCGCCGCTGCCGGACTCGGTCGTGTGGCAGCTGCGGCTGCCGCGGGTCCTCCTCGCGGCGGCGGTGGGTGCCGCGCTCGCGCTCTGCGGATGCGTGCTCCAGGCGCTGACCCGAAACGTGCTCGCCGACCCGTACCTGCTGGGCATCTCCTCGGGTGCCTCGACCGGGGCCGTGGCGGTCCTCGTGCTGGGCCTCGGTGCGGGGACGGTCGGCCTCGCCGGGGGAGCGTTCCTCGGCGGCCTGGCGGCGTTCGGGCTCGTGGTGCTCCTCGTGGGCTCGGGCGTCGGCACCTCGATCACGCGGGTCGTCCTGACCGGCGTGGCGGTCGGTCAGCTCTTCGCCGCCGTCAGCGCCTTGCTGCTCATGGCGAGCGGGGACGCGCAGACGGTGCGGGGGGTGACGTACTGGCTGCTCGGCTCGCTCTCGGGCGCCCGCTGGGGCTCGGTCGGGCTGGTCGCCGCGCTGGTCGCGGTCGGCGGGCTCGTCCTCTGGTCCCGAGCCGCGGCCCTGGACGCCTTCACCTTCGGCGCCGACGCCGCGGCCTCGCTCGGTGTCCGGGTCTCGCGCACCCGCTGGCTGCTGCTCGTGACGACTGCGCTCGTGACCGCGGGAGCGGTCGCCGTGTCGGGGGCGATCGCCTTCGTCGGGCTCGTGCTCCCGCACGCCGTGCGCCGCGTCGTCGGGGCGGCCCACGCCCGCCTGCTGCCCGCTTGCGCCCTGGCGGGCGCCGCCTTCCTGGTGTGGGCCGACGCGCTCGCCCGCTCGGCCTTCGCCCCCCAGGAGGTGCCCGTCGGGGTCGTCACCGCCCTCGTGGGCGCGCCGGCCTTCCTGCTCGTGCTGCGCAGCGTGGCCCGATGA
- a CDS encoding TIGR03943 family putative permease subunit — MNREAQSIVVTLLGGALLRISLSDLFMRYVKEAMQPFLIASAIVLLVIGLYPVVSELLWPRRAAAAQPDAGELSAAGAGAETLVVTGSDGHDGHGHGHEHGGPRIAWLLLLPVLAIFLVAPPALGSYAASRGSVAVPESTDSNLGALPEGEVALSLVDYANRAVWDDGRTLQGRTVELTGFVTPATDGKSWFVTRMMMSCCAADASAVLVEVQGVPAPDKDTWVSVRGTYTTYPGAKEAGAAVIAASSVEQVRQPADPYEG; from the coding sequence GTGAACCGCGAAGCGCAGAGCATCGTCGTCACCCTGCTCGGCGGTGCGCTGCTGCGCATCTCGCTGAGCGACCTCTTCATGCGCTACGTGAAGGAGGCGATGCAGCCGTTCCTCATCGCCTCGGCGATCGTCCTGCTCGTCATCGGGCTCTACCCGGTGGTCAGTGAGCTGCTGTGGCCGCGGCGGGCCGCGGCCGCACAGCCGGACGCCGGCGAGCTGAGCGCCGCCGGAGCCGGCGCCGAGACTCTCGTCGTGACCGGGAGCGACGGCCACGACGGGCACGGGCACGGCCACGAGCACGGCGGGCCGCGCATCGCCTGGCTGCTCCTGCTCCCCGTCCTGGCGATCTTCCTGGTCGCCCCGCCGGCCCTCGGCTCGTACGCCGCCTCGCGCGGCAGCGTGGCGGTCCCGGAGTCCACCGACAGCAATCTGGGCGCGCTCCCCGAAGGGGAGGTGGCGTTGTCCCTCGTGGACTACGCGAACCGGGCGGTGTGGGACGACGGCCGCACCCTGCAGGGGCGGACGGTCGAGCTGACCGGCTTCGTCACGCCGGCCACGGACGGCAAGTCCTGGTTCGTGACCCGGATGATGATGTCCTGCTGCGCCGCCGACGCCTCGGCCGTCCTCGTCGAGGTGCAGGGTGTGCCCGCCCCGGACAAGGACACCTGGGTGAGCGTCCGGGGCACCTACACCACCTATCCGGGGGCGAAGGAGGCAGGAGCCGCCGTCATCGCCGCCTCCTCCGTCGAGCAGGTGCGGCAGCCCGCGGACCCGTACGAGGGCTGA
- a CDS encoding ArsR/SmtB family transcription factor, with translation MHSSLPDFSMPHEEQAHLAAESFRLLADPTRIKILWALLQGESSVTCLGELVGASPTVVSQHLAKLRLAGLVKGRREGTFVYYKAADVHVRRLLAEALFHAELAEQDQPGERDGRPAGRGLDEPAAHPH, from the coding sequence GTGCACAGCTCCCTTCCGGACTTCTCCATGCCGCACGAGGAGCAGGCGCACCTGGCGGCCGAGTCGTTCCGGCTTCTGGCCGACCCCACCCGCATCAAGATCCTCTGGGCGCTGCTGCAGGGCGAGTCGTCGGTCACGTGCCTCGGGGAGCTGGTGGGGGCCAGCCCGACCGTCGTCTCCCAGCACCTGGCGAAGCTGCGGCTGGCGGGGCTGGTCAAGGGTCGGCGTGAAGGCACGTTCGTCTATTACAAGGCGGCCGACGTGCACGTCCGCCGCCTGCTCGCTGAGGCGCTCTTCCACGCCGAGCTGGCCGAGCAGGACCAGCCGGGCGAGCGGGACGGGCGCCCGGCCGGGCGCGGCCTCGACGAGCCGGCGGCTCACCCCCACTAG
- a CDS encoding ABC transporter ATP-binding protein: MSALAVEALTWSAQARRIVEDVSLRAEPGSLVGLLGPNGSGKSSLLRCIAQLRRPDAGRVAYDGRSADAFDRRALARTVAVVDQEASTEVDVRLRDVVALGRVPHRDRWGGLTARDEAAVDQAMAQVRVGHLADRRWSTLSGGERQRAHLARGLAQGARCLLLDEPTNHLDVRHQLELFALLDALPVTTVAALHDLPLAARFCDRVVLLESGRVVADGPPAEALTPTLIERVYGVRVSVAPAGTAGGTAGRAGVVVTYLGLA, encoded by the coding sequence ATGAGCGCGCTCGCCGTCGAGGCGCTCACCTGGTCCGCGCAGGCCCGGCGGATCGTCGAGGACGTCTCGCTGCGCGCGGAGCCGGGCTCGCTCGTCGGGCTGCTCGGCCCGAACGGCTCCGGGAAGTCCTCCCTGCTGCGCTGCATCGCCCAGCTGCGCCGGCCGGACGCCGGTCGGGTGGCGTACGACGGGCGTTCTGCCGACGCCTTCGACCGGCGCGCGCTCGCCCGGACGGTCGCTGTCGTCGACCAGGAGGCGAGCACGGAGGTGGACGTCCGGCTCCGCGACGTGGTGGCCCTGGGACGCGTGCCGCACCGGGACCGGTGGGGCGGGCTGACCGCGCGGGACGAGGCGGCCGTCGACCAGGCGATGGCACAGGTGAGGGTCGGCCACCTCGCCGACCGCCGGTGGAGCACCCTGTCGGGGGGCGAGCGGCAGCGGGCGCACCTCGCCCGGGGACTGGCCCAGGGGGCACGCTGCCTGCTGCTGGACGAGCCGACCAACCACCTGGACGTGCGCCACCAGCTCGAGCTCTTCGCACTGCTCGACGCGCTGCCGGTCACCACCGTCGCCGCGCTGCACGACCTGCCGCTCGCCGCGCGCTTCTGCGACCGTGTCGTGCTGCTCGAGAGCGGCCGGGTCGTCGCGGACGGCCCGCCGGCCGAGGCGCTCACCCCGACCCTGATCGAGCGGGTCTACGGCGTCCGTGTGTCCGTCGCACCGGCCGGTACCGCCGGGGGCACCGCCGGGCGGGCGGGGGTGGTGGTGACCTACCTCGGGCTGGCCTGA
- a CDS encoding ArsR/SmtB family transcription factor, giving the protein MPSVLDHGQALARFGHALSDPTRARVLLALREAPAYPAELAELLEVSRQSVSNHLACLRGCGLVVATPEGRRTRYELAERRLGHALEDLLGVVLPAQGCERDETGECS; this is encoded by the coding sequence GTGCCGAGCGTTCTCGACCACGGGCAGGCCCTCGCACGGTTCGGGCACGCGCTCTCCGATCCCACCAGGGCCAGGGTGCTGCTCGCGCTGCGGGAGGCACCCGCCTACCCCGCCGAGCTCGCCGAGCTCCTCGAGGTCTCCCGGCAGAGCGTGTCGAACCACCTCGCCTGCCTGCGCGGCTGCGGCCTCGTCGTCGCCACGCCGGAAGGCCGGCGCACCCGGTACGAGTTGGCCGAACGGCGGCTGGGACACGCGCTCGAGGACCTGCTCGGCGTCGTCCTCCCGGCGCAGGGCTGCGAGCGCGACGAGACCGGGGAGTGCTCGTGA
- a CDS encoding permease, giving the protein MTTQVSAATGPAPGPGRPRRRLRLGSVEVVAIGVVLVVIGQRFVVDAIDDAPALATWATIFVSICIQALPFLVLGVVLSAALMAFVPPSVIARALPRSPALSVPMAGAAGAVLPGCECASVPVAGSLVARGVAPAAAFAFLLAAPAINPVVLVATAVAFPGKPEVVLARLIASLAAAIVMGWLWARFGKAEWLRPPRRPSSGEGKLAVFRDSAQHDLLHAGGFLVVGGLLAATMNVVVPRSWLDAVADQPVISVLALAGLAVILAICSEADAFVAASLSQFSMTSRLAFLVVGPMVDVKLIALQAGTFGRSFAVRFAPVTFVVAVTSAVLTAWWLL; this is encoded by the coding sequence GTGACCACTCAGGTGAGCGCGGCCACTGGCCCAGCCCCCGGCCCGGGGCGCCCGCGGCGACGGCTGCGGCTCGGCTCGGTGGAGGTCGTCGCCATCGGCGTGGTGCTCGTCGTCATCGGCCAGCGCTTCGTGGTGGACGCGATCGACGACGCCCCCGCCCTCGCGACGTGGGCCACCATCTTCGTCTCCATCTGCATCCAGGCGCTGCCGTTCCTGGTCCTGGGCGTGGTCCTCAGCGCGGCGCTCATGGCCTTCGTGCCACCGAGCGTCATCGCCCGGGCGCTGCCGCGCAGCCCCGCGCTCTCGGTGCCCATGGCGGGTGCTGCGGGCGCGGTGCTGCCGGGGTGCGAATGCGCGTCGGTCCCCGTGGCCGGCAGCCTGGTGGCCCGCGGAGTGGCCCCGGCCGCGGCGTTCGCCTTCCTGCTCGCGGCGCCCGCGATCAACCCGGTCGTCCTCGTGGCCACCGCGGTGGCCTTCCCCGGCAAGCCCGAGGTCGTCCTCGCCCGCCTGATCGCGTCGCTCGCCGCCGCGATCGTGATGGGGTGGCTGTGGGCCCGGTTCGGCAAGGCCGAGTGGCTCCGCCCGCCACGGAGGCCGTCGTCCGGCGAGGGCAAGCTCGCCGTCTTCCGCGACTCCGCCCAGCACGACCTGCTGCACGCCGGTGGCTTCCTCGTCGTCGGTGGCCTGCTCGCCGCCACGATGAACGTCGTGGTCCCGCGGTCCTGGCTCGATGCGGTGGCGGACCAGCCGGTCATCTCGGTGCTCGCGCTCGCGGGCCTGGCGGTCATCCTCGCCATCTGCTCGGAGGCCGACGCCTTCGTCGCGGCGAGCCTGTCGCAGTTCTCGATGACGTCGCGGCTGGCGTTCCTCGTCGTCGGCCCGATGGTCGACGTGAAGCTCATCGCCCTGCAGGCCGGCACGTTCGGCCGGTCCTTCGCGGTGCGCTTCGCACCGGTGACCTTCGTGGTCGCCGTGACCTCCGCCGTCCTCACCGCCTGGTGGCTGCTGTGA
- a CDS encoding heavy metal translocating P-type ATPase — MTTAIATAGNAAGPQPAVARAGWARQAVGLPEARWALAATALFAAGGLAQLAGAPPAVWWLLYLACYAAGGWEPAVAGGRALRAGTLDVDLLMVVAAVLAASIGQVLDGALLIVIFATSGALEAVATARTADSVRALLTLAPETATRLRPEGGEELVEAASLAVGDRVLVRPGERVAADGLVDEGVSEVDEAGITGEPLPALKQPASHVFAGTLNGTGALTVRVTREAADSAVARIVALVEEASATKATAQLFIEKVEQRYSVAMVLVTLALLTVPLALGAAFQPTLLRAMTFMIVASPCAVVLATMPPLLAAIANAGRHGLLVKSAPVMERIGTVDLVAFDKTGTLTEGTPRVVAVRPLAPSGLSENALLRLAAAAERSSEHPLARAVARAADERGIGLPEATGFRATPGQGVRAVVDGHDVTVGSAAVLAHGAPRAVRDAATAAAAQVESHGQTALHLVVDGVPLAVIAVADRLRNEARATVGRLAGTTGRPPVLLTGDAALPARAVAEAAGITSVHARLLPAHKAEHLREAQSAGATAMFVGDGINDAPALATADVGVAMGRHGSDLALQTADAVIVRDDLSTLPAVVALSRRARRVVVANLVIAGTFIVALSTWDLVGHLPLPLGVAGHEGSTVIVALNGLRLLRSSSWQEAAGEESRR; from the coding sequence ATGACCACGGCTATCGCCACTGCCGGGAACGCGGCCGGGCCGCAGCCGGCGGTGGCACGGGCCGGGTGGGCGCGGCAAGCGGTGGGCCTGCCGGAGGCGCGGTGGGCGCTCGCAGCGACCGCGCTGTTCGCCGCCGGCGGCCTGGCGCAGCTGGCCGGCGCACCGCCCGCGGTGTGGTGGCTGCTGTACCTCGCGTGCTACGCCGCCGGGGGCTGGGAGCCCGCGGTGGCCGGAGGACGCGCCTTGCGCGCAGGGACGCTCGACGTCGACCTGCTGATGGTGGTCGCCGCCGTGCTGGCGGCCTCCATCGGGCAGGTCCTCGACGGGGCGCTGCTGATCGTCATCTTCGCCACCTCCGGCGCGCTCGAGGCCGTGGCGACCGCCCGCACGGCCGACTCCGTACGCGCGCTGCTCACGCTCGCCCCGGAGACCGCCACCCGGCTGCGTCCCGAGGGCGGGGAAGAGCTCGTGGAGGCGGCCTCGCTCGCCGTGGGCGACCGCGTTCTCGTACGCCCCGGCGAGCGTGTCGCCGCCGACGGCCTCGTGGACGAGGGGGTCAGCGAGGTCGACGAGGCGGGCATCACCGGCGAGCCGCTGCCGGCCCTCAAGCAGCCGGCGAGCCACGTGTTCGCCGGGACCCTGAACGGCACGGGCGCGCTCACGGTCCGGGTGACCCGCGAGGCCGCCGACTCCGCCGTGGCCCGCATCGTGGCCCTGGTCGAGGAGGCGTCCGCGACAAAGGCCACGGCGCAGCTGTTCATCGAGAAGGTCGAGCAGCGCTACTCGGTGGCCATGGTGCTGGTGACGCTGGCCCTGCTCACCGTGCCACTGGCGCTCGGAGCGGCGTTCCAGCCGACACTGCTGCGCGCCATGACCTTCATGATCGTGGCGTCCCCCTGCGCCGTGGTCCTGGCGACCATGCCGCCGCTGCTCGCGGCCATCGCGAACGCCGGCCGCCACGGGCTGCTGGTCAAGTCTGCCCCGGTCATGGAGCGGATCGGCACCGTCGACCTCGTCGCCTTCGACAAGACCGGCACCCTGACGGAGGGGACCCCGCGCGTCGTGGCGGTCCGTCCGCTCGCTCCGAGCGGGCTGTCGGAGAACGCCCTGCTGCGGCTGGCCGCCGCGGCGGAGCGCTCCAGCGAGCACCCCCTCGCCCGCGCCGTGGCCCGGGCCGCCGACGAGCGCGGGATCGGGCTGCCGGAGGCGACGGGCTTCCGTGCCACCCCGGGGCAGGGTGTCCGGGCCGTGGTCGACGGGCACGACGTCACGGTCGGCAGCGCTGCGGTGCTCGCACACGGTGCGCCCAGGGCCGTCCGCGACGCCGCGACGGCGGCAGCCGCGCAGGTGGAGAGCCACGGGCAGACGGCGCTGCACCTCGTCGTCGACGGCGTGCCGCTGGCCGTCATCGCGGTCGCCGACCGGCTGCGGAACGAGGCTCGGGCCACGGTCGGGCGCCTCGCCGGCACGACCGGCCGCCCTCCGGTCCTGCTCACCGGGGACGCCGCGCTGCCCGCGCGAGCGGTGGCGGAGGCCGCGGGCATCACCTCGGTCCACGCCCGGCTGCTGCCGGCCCACAAGGCCGAGCACCTGCGCGAGGCGCAGTCCGCCGGTGCGACGGCCATGTTCGTCGGCGACGGCATCAACGACGCCCCCGCGCTGGCGACGGCGGACGTCGGCGTCGCCATGGGGCGGCACGGATCGGACCTTGCCCTCCAGACCGCGGACGCCGTGATCGTCCGGGACGACCTCTCGACACTGCCGGCCGTCGTCGCACTGTCACGGCGAGCCCGCCGGGTGGTGGTGGCCAACCTCGTCATCGCCGGGACGTTCATCGTGGCGCTCTCGACGTGGGACCTCGTCGGACACCTTCCTCTCCCCCTCGGCGTCGCCGGGCACGAGGGGTCGACCGTGATCGTCGCGCTCAACGGCCTGCGACTGCTGCGGTCGAGCAGCTGGCAGGAGGCGGCGGGCGAGGAGAGCCGCCGCTGA
- the rpmF gene encoding 50S ribosomal protein L32, with protein sequence MAVPKRRMSRSNTRSRRAQWKATPPDLVPVVVRGEQQLVPRRLVKAYQLGLLE encoded by the coding sequence ATGGCCGTTCCGAAGCGCCGCATGTCCCGCAGCAACACCCGTAGCCGCCGCGCACAGTGGAAGGCGACCCCTCCCGACCTGGTGCCGGTCGTCGTCCGCGGCGAGCAGCAGCTGGTGCCCCGCCGGCTCGTGAAGGCGTACCAGCTGGGCCTGCTCGAGTAG
- a CDS encoding cation transporter, with protein sequence MTETRVAVERAAGGEARLARLRRRASLLAWATIGYNTVEGLVAVAAGSAAGSVALVSFGLDSAVEVLSAIAVMWQFARGGTLAEQRERRALRVIAVAFFALAAYVGYDSARALTGSADPDASPVGIALAAASLVVMPALTWAKRSTGRALSSRTVLADSTQTMLCTYLSAVLLAGLVLNATVGWGWADPLAGLVIAAVAVKEGVDAWRGDACCAGDPPVAGRGAGPDVACACCHPGVLTRVDRQAAAPAGSTCCSGPTPP encoded by the coding sequence GTGACGGAGACCCGCGTGGCCGTCGAGAGGGCGGCCGGGGGCGAGGCCAGGCTGGCCCGCCTGCGCCGCCGCGCTTCGCTCCTGGCCTGGGCGACCATCGGCTACAACACCGTGGAGGGGCTGGTCGCGGTCGCCGCGGGGTCGGCGGCCGGCTCGGTCGCCCTCGTCTCCTTCGGCCTGGACTCCGCCGTCGAGGTCCTCTCCGCGATCGCCGTGATGTGGCAGTTCGCCCGAGGGGGGACGCTGGCCGAGCAGCGCGAGCGACGGGCGCTCCGTGTCATCGCCGTCGCCTTCTTCGCGCTGGCGGCGTACGTCGGCTACGACTCCGCCCGGGCGCTCACCGGCTCCGCGGACCCCGACGCCTCACCCGTCGGCATCGCCCTGGCGGCCGCCTCGCTCGTGGTGATGCCGGCGCTGACGTGGGCCAAGCGCAGCACGGGACGAGCGCTGTCGTCCAGGACGGTGCTGGCGGACTCGACCCAGACCATGCTCTGCACCTATCTGTCCGCCGTGCTGCTCGCCGGCCTGGTGCTGAACGCGACCGTGGGGTGGGGCTGGGCGGACCCGCTGGCGGGCCTGGTCATCGCGGCCGTCGCTGTCAAGGAAGGCGTGGACGCGTGGCGCGGGGACGCGTGCTGCGCTGGCGACCCGCCCGTCGCCGGCCGCGGCGCCGGGCCCGACGTGGCCTGCGCCTGCTGCCATCCCGGCGTCCTCACCCGCGTGGACCGGCAGGCAGCCGCGCCGGCCGGCTCCACCTGCTGCTCCGGGCCCACGCCGCCCTGA
- a CDS encoding alpha/beta fold hydrolase: MPAPRPVPRDPAAVLARHAVTEAGNPDGPVLLLAHGFGAGQDAWRRLVPHFPDHRVVLFDHLGSGRSDLAAFDHERHGRLDGYAEDVLDICAALDLRDVTLVGHSVSAMVAVLAAAADDSRLSGLVLIAPSPRYVDDPATGYTGGFSLEDVQELLESLDSNYYAWSAAMAPVVMGNPEAPELAAELERGFVGTHPDAARTFARTLFLTDSRAVLPEVALPTLVLQCRHDALAPVEVGDAVAATLPRGQLVRLAATGHCPHVSAPEETAAAIRAHLAGRDDARQAGAA; the protein is encoded by the coding sequence GTGCCCGCGCCGCGGCCCGTCCCGCGCGACCCCGCCGCGGTCCTGGCGCGCCACGCCGTGACCGAGGCCGGGAACCCGGACGGGCCGGTCCTGCTGCTGGCCCACGGCTTCGGCGCCGGCCAGGACGCCTGGCGCCGTCTCGTCCCGCACTTCCCCGACCATCGCGTGGTCCTCTTCGACCACCTGGGCTCGGGGCGCTCGGACCTGGCCGCCTTCGACCACGAGCGCCACGGCCGGCTCGACGGGTACGCCGAGGACGTCCTGGACATCTGCGCTGCGCTCGACCTGCGCGACGTGACCCTGGTCGGCCACTCGGTCAGCGCGATGGTGGCCGTCCTCGCGGCCGCCGCCGACGACAGCCGGCTGTCCGGGCTGGTGCTGATCGCCCCCTCCCCGCGCTACGTCGACGACCCCGCCACGGGCTACACCGGCGGCTTCTCCCTCGAGGACGTCCAGGAGCTGCTGGAGTCCTTGGACAGCAACTACTACGCCTGGTCGGCGGCCATGGCTCCTGTGGTCATGGGCAACCCGGAAGCCCCCGAGCTCGCTGCCGAGCTCGAGCGGGGCTTCGTCGGCACGCACCCCGACGCGGCGAGGACCTTTGCGCGGACGCTGTTCCTCACCGACAGCCGTGCCGTGCTGCCGGAGGTCGCCCTGCCCACCCTGGTCCTGCAGTGCCGGCACGACGCGCTTGCCCCGGTCGAGGTGGGCGACGCCGTCGCCGCCACCCTGCCTCGCGGCCAGCTGGTCCGGCTCGCCGCCACGGGCCACTGCCCGCACGTCAGCGCTCCGGAGGAGACGGCGGCCGCCATCCGCGCGCACCTCGCCGGCCGGGACGACGCACGGCAGGCCGGAGCAGCGTGA